One genomic region from Candidatus Poribacteria bacterium encodes:
- a CDS encoding aldo/keto reductase gives MQYRTLGKTGLSASEIGYGGGRVRPEHDETSLVKMLHYAMDCGLNYLDTAPDYGGGYSETIIGKAIAGRRESCIIATKTEAYDPDGIATDVEGSLQRLGTDYIDVLQFHGGWFYADDVDTILNQGGLETYQKLKADGKVRFIGFSADGPSGGTEQFIATGEFDMMQIHYNLMYQSTCDAFGRRGVIPDAVAQEMGIVLMRSTTSNAFQNLMKNCFPNEMADVDVDSFLLNYSLSNPMVNVALMSLQSIDDVDWTNAVSDNVDGRLDLRAVHGR, from the coding sequence ATGCAGTACCGCACACTCGGTAAAACAGGACTTAGCGCCTCAGAAATTGGATACGGTGGTGGCAGGGTTCGTCCAGAGCACGATGAGACATCGCTCGTTAAAATGCTCCATTACGCTATGGATTGTGGGCTTAACTATCTCGATACCGCACCTGATTATGGTGGGGGTTACAGTGAAACGATTATCGGCAAAGCAATTGCGGGACGGCGAGAATCGTGCATCATTGCCACGAAGACGGAAGCCTACGACCCAGATGGTATCGCCACCGATGTGGAGGGTAGCCTCCAACGCCTCGGCACTGACTACATTGATGTCCTGCAGTTCCACGGCGGTTGGTTTTATGCTGACGATGTTGACACGATTCTCAATCAAGGCGGATTGGAGACGTATCAAAAACTGAAAGCGGACGGGAAAGTTCGTTTTATCGGTTTCTCTGCGGACGGTCCCTCAGGTGGTACGGAGCAATTTATTGCCACCGGTGAGTTTGATATGATGCAGATCCACTACAATCTGATGTATCAGAGCACCTGCGATGCGTTCGGCAGACGCGGTGTTATCCCAGATGCTGTCGCACAGGAGATGGGGATTGTGTTGATGCGATCTACCACCAGCAATGCCTTCCAGAACCTCATGAAGAACTGCTTCCCCAACGAAATGGCGGATGTTGATGTGGACAGTTTCCTGCTCAACTATTCGCTCTCGAACCCAATGGTGAACGTTGCACTGATGAGTCTACAAAGCATTGACGATGTAGATTGGACAAACGCTGTGTCGGACAATGTGGACGGACGGTTAGATTTGCGCGCAGTTCATGGAAGGTAG
- a CDS encoding tetratricopeptide repeat protein, with translation MKDQNRPLWQLFIVTFTVLLFCLTNSTPAQTVPEIAEKALAATVYLEMQDSNGKILGFGSGFFVRENLIATNYHVINRAMSGTAKLVDKSITYTIEGVAAIDKTNDLAVLKATASAIKPLPLGDSDTVRIGEAVYVAGNPKGLEGTFSNGIISGLRGNSTKERLQMTAPISPGSSGGPVLNSKGEVIGVSFLTLVGGQNLNFAISINLLKKLLNRSGAVIPFTHVDPVWFADVYFKWGEEKYKLGDYENAIADYDMAVQLNPDHADAYNNRGNVKYKLKQCNAAIADYDLAIRLNPNHADAYNNRGKAKHKLGQYRAAITDYNAAIQLKPDHAEVYNNRGKAEHNLGQYVIAITDYDMAIHLNRDNADAYNNRGRAKHKLKQYAAAIADYDTAIRLKPDYAYTYIRRGFVKEKLGQPSAAIADYDTAIRLKPDYAFTYYNRGSVKLLLGHTYEAKQDFQTALRLAEHASDDQVKVLTKKALELIEQQDLKQ, from the coding sequence ATGAAAGATCAGAACAGACCATTATGGCAGCTCTTTATAGTAACATTTACAGTGCTCTTGTTCTGCTTAACAAATAGCACTCCCGCTCAAACCGTTCCAGAAATCGCTGAAAAAGCGTTAGCTGCCACCGTCTATTTAGAGATGCAGGATAGTAACGGCAAAATCCTTGGTTTTGGCAGCGGCTTTTTTGTCCGCGAAAACCTGATTGCTACTAACTACCATGTTATCAACAGGGCGATGAGTGGAACAGCAAAATTAGTTGATAAGTCTATAACGTACACCATTGAAGGTGTTGCAGCGATTGACAAAACAAACGACCTCGCTGTCCTAAAAGCCACGGCCTCTGCAATTAAACCTCTTCCGCTTGGTGATAGTGATACCGTTCGTATTGGTGAGGCCGTGTATGTCGCAGGTAATCCTAAAGGACTAGAAGGAACGTTCTCAAACGGTATTATCAGCGGTCTTCGCGGTAATTCTACAAAAGAACGGCTTCAAATGACAGCCCCGATTTCTCCGGGGAGTAGTGGAGGTCCCGTACTAAATAGTAAGGGTGAGGTTATTGGAGTTTCTTTTTTAACACTGGTAGGTGGGCAGAATCTCAATTTCGCTATCTCTATAAATCTCCTCAAGAAATTACTTAATCGATCAGGGGCAGTGATACCTTTCACACATGTAGACCCTGTCTGGTTTGCTGATGTCTACTTTAAATGGGGAGAAGAGAAATACAAATTAGGTGATTATGAAAATGCTATTGCCGATTATGACATGGCCGTACAGTTAAATCCTGATCATGCTGACGCATACAACAACCGCGGGAACGTGAAGTACAAACTTAAACAGTGTAATGCCGCTATTGCTGATTACGACCTGGCTATACGACTAAACCCTAATCATGCTGACGCATACAACAATCGTGGAAAGGCGAAGCACAAACTCGGACAATACCGCGCCGCTATAACTGATTATAATGCTGCCATCCAATTAAAACCTGATCACGCTGAGGTGTACAATAATCGTGGAAAAGCAGAGCATAATCTTGGACAATATGTTATTGCTATTACCGACTATGACATGGCTATTCATCTAAACCGTGATAATGCTGACGCGTATAACAATCGCGGAAGAGCGAAGCACAAACTTAAACAATATGCTGCCGCTATCGCCGATTATGATACCGCTATCCGATTAAAACCTGATTATGCTTACACCTATATCAGGCGCGGATTTGTGAAAGAAAAACTTGGACAACCCAGTGCCGCTATCGCTGACTATGATACCGCTATCCGATTAAAACCTGATTATGCCTTTACATACTACAATCGTGGAAGTGTGAAACTTTTATTGGGGCACACGTATGAGGCAAAACAGGATTTCCAAACTGCCTTGAGACTCGCGGAACATGCTTCTGATGACCAAGTTAAAGTACTAACAAAAAAAGCCCTTGAACTAATTGAGCAACAAGATCTGAAACAGTAG
- a CDS encoding tetratricopeptide repeat protein — protein MQQRIVYLFILPLLFFILIGNSLDTFAQVRNVPSTPTVRSISDPIEDAHDHYHEGRYTEAIKMYEELLEKGSSRDTDTYIPLRQSQKDSIRLMLGQSYAKIGEDPAAQRVFKEIIDENPDGSYATQAVHRLGNLHWQRYQFREAIIQCKQILNKHPGTTAAATAAYLVGQYQQTEGQSEEAIESYRYFLNNFPSSPYRTSAVTRLIQLYMTSQRYADAEKLIQERLKQYPDDTTLLEQLAELYQQQNAYPKALELYRKAIERNPTNATLRRKLGALYAETGRVDQAVTEWKRLVADETNQGEQHQQLGAIYLSHKMYPEAIAAYRKAIRLRPRNAYLYTQLGAAYNIQGKIEQAASVYIDALQQVGLAENQRESIWGVMLEIYEGVRHKSLQEKLIAQLQKQRSRAPRNPNIVMTLGELLFYAGKVPQALETFKQLHRSHPTYIDAALRKYARVLERNESPRAVDFHKALITGSTDRTRVKNARSDLAALYQKMEQWDDAVALLEELVENREATVKNRLLLGQLQLHGMRAPKVAQKTFQALLTQRLVTTQLVEAQLGLAGCHILLKRYTLAREVLEPTANRINRFQATARKLIGDSHFFSADFDQAVKEYNEVIRISKSDQLTNDALERIVLIQNHSDYLKIPLTDYAMAVQLYLSGQTEDALQQCQRTLEVYPQATIVDDIWFLMGNIYREESKLPEAINAYQQVVAQESLIAAKALVNIAEIYRQKADFDNAAETYTTLITDYPENVIVVYARQQLDEIMKLQRKE, from the coding sequence ATGCAACAACGAATCGTCTACCTGTTTATTTTACCACTACTGTTTTTTATTCTAATTGGAAATAGTTTGGATACTTTCGCTCAGGTTCGGAACGTTCCAAGCACGCCAACGGTGCGTTCCATATCGGACCCGATTGAAGATGCACATGACCATTACCATGAAGGTCGGTATACGGAAGCAATTAAAATGTATGAAGAATTGCTTGAGAAAGGTAGTTCCAGGGATACTGACACCTACATCCCACTTCGGCAAAGCCAAAAAGACTCAATCCGCTTGATGCTGGGGCAGAGTTACGCGAAAATCGGTGAGGACCCTGCGGCACAGCGTGTCTTTAAAGAGATTATTGATGAAAATCCCGACGGTTCTTATGCCACGCAGGCAGTACATCGGTTGGGAAACCTTCACTGGCAACGCTATCAGTTCAGAGAAGCAATTATACAGTGCAAGCAGATTCTCAACAAACATCCAGGCACGACTGCCGCCGCTACGGCTGCCTATCTCGTTGGACAATACCAACAAACAGAGGGTCAATCCGAAGAGGCAATAGAGAGTTACAGGTATTTTCTCAATAACTTCCCAAGTTCACCGTATCGCACAAGCGCGGTCACTCGGCTTATCCAACTTTACATGACGAGCCAACGCTACGCAGACGCTGAAAAACTGATTCAAGAGCGGTTGAAACAGTATCCAGACGATACAACTTTATTGGAGCAATTGGCGGAACTTTACCAACAACAAAACGCTTATCCAAAGGCACTTGAGCTTTATCGTAAGGCAATTGAACGGAATCCTACCAATGCAACCCTCCGCAGGAAATTGGGGGCACTCTATGCAGAAACTGGCAGAGTCGATCAAGCGGTAACCGAATGGAAAAGACTTGTGGCAGATGAGACAAATCAAGGCGAGCAGCATCAACAACTTGGGGCAATCTATCTCTCTCATAAAATGTATCCGGAGGCAATCGCAGCCTACCGGAAAGCTATCCGATTGCGTCCACGAAACGCCTATCTCTATACGCAGTTAGGGGCAGCGTATAACATCCAAGGGAAAATTGAACAAGCCGCTTCGGTCTACATTGACGCGTTGCAACAGGTTGGGCTTGCTGAGAATCAGCGTGAATCGATCTGGGGTGTTATGCTCGAAATTTATGAAGGTGTTCGGCACAAATCCCTACAAGAGAAACTTATTGCGCAACTTCAGAAGCAAAGGTCCCGCGCACCGCGCAATCCGAACATTGTTATGACGTTGGGGGAGCTTCTTTTCTATGCTGGGAAAGTACCACAAGCACTTGAAACATTTAAGCAGCTCCATCGAAGTCATCCGACTTATATTGACGCGGCACTTAGGAAGTATGCACGGGTACTGGAACGAAACGAGAGTCCGCGAGCCGTTGACTTCCATAAGGCACTGATAACAGGCTCTACAGATAGGACACGCGTCAAAAATGCCCGTTCCGATCTCGCGGCACTTTATCAGAAAATGGAGCAGTGGGACGATGCGGTCGCACTTTTAGAAGAACTGGTCGAGAACCGGGAGGCTACCGTCAAAAACAGATTGTTGCTTGGGCAATTGCAACTGCACGGCATGCGTGCTCCGAAGGTCGCACAAAAGACATTCCAAGCCTTACTCACACAACGCTTGGTTACGACTCAGTTAGTGGAAGCACAACTGGGGTTGGCAGGATGTCATATTCTACTGAAACGCTATACACTTGCGAGAGAAGTGCTTGAACCAACTGCCAATCGGATCAATCGCTTCCAAGCGACTGCCCGTAAACTGATCGGTGATTCACATTTCTTCTCGGCAGACTTTGACCAAGCCGTCAAGGAATACAACGAGGTCATCCGAATTTCAAAATCCGATCAACTCACAAACGACGCGCTTGAACGGATTGTCCTTATTCAGAATCATTCGGATTACCTTAAAATCCCGCTCACAGATTATGCGATGGCAGTGCAACTCTATTTAAGTGGGCAAACCGAAGATGCCCTACAGCAGTGTCAGCGGACACTTGAAGTCTATCCGCAAGCCACAATTGTAGACGATATATGGTTTCTCATGGGTAATATCTATCGTGAAGAATCTAAACTCCCGGAGGCAATCAACGCCTACCAACAGGTAGTTGCACAGGAGAGTCTTATCGCCGCGAAGGCGTTGGTAAATATAGCTGAAATTTATCGACAAAAAGCCGACTTCGACAACGCTGCTGAAACATACACCACGCTTATCACGGACTATCCTGAGAATGTTATCGTCGTCTATGCGCGCCAGCAACTCGATGAAATTATGAAACTCCAGCGAAAGGAATAA
- the acnA gene encoding aconitate hydratase AcnA gives MPHPAHNLFNTHQSLESEGVACNYYSLPALTEAGIGSIDSLPVSLRILLESLLRNYDGHQITEDDVVNLANWNARSPKAAEIPFKPARVVAQDFTGVPLVVDIAAMRSAVAELGGDAGMIEPLVPVDLVIDHSIQVDAYGSENAFQYNTQREFERNKERYEFLKWGQQAFEKFNIIPPSIGIVHQVNLEYLAKVVMTEDSLAYPDTVVGTDSHTTMINGLGIVGWGVGGIEAEAAMLGQPVYILTPEVLGVHLKGELQEGVTATDLVLTVTQRLRAAAVVDKFVEFFGVGVEALSLPDRATLSNMCPEYGATIGFFPPDAETMRYLRLTGRDEAHVDMVEAYLKAQGIFGIPRLGEVEYSDVIEIDLADIEPSIAGPKRPQDRIALSDVKETFTELLSRPVAEDGFGVTASDSDDNSITHGSVVISAITSCTNTSNPSVMIGAGLLAKKAVEKGLRVPDYVKTSLAPGSRVVTEYLQNTGLLPYLEELGYNVVGYGCTTCIGNSGPLNDVVQNAIDEGNLVTASVLSGNRNFEARVHPEIKANFLMSPPLVVAYGIAGRIDIDFTTEPLSHNDIGEAVFLKDIWPTRQEIAEMIGAAVDRRTFREMYESIGNQAPEWEDLAGATGVLYPWNERSTYVQHPPFFGGFSREPASISDVVDARILGIFGDSVTTDHISPAGAIAAASPAGHYLQERGVETQDFNTYGSRRGNDRVMSRGTFANRRVRNLMTPDVEGGFTVQYPKETQTTIYEAALHYSENNIPTVIFAGQDYGMGSSRDWAAKGPKLLGVKAVVVESFERIHRSNLIGMGILPLQFKDDENVQTLNLDGSEIISITGFADDLQPGQMATMSIVRSNGETQTTELLIRIDSPVEVEYYKHGGILDYVIRNFLSA, from the coding sequence ATGCCCCATCCTGCCCATAATCTCTTTAATACACACCAATCCCTTGAAAGCGAAGGGGTTGCGTGCAACTATTATTCGCTTCCTGCCTTAACAGAAGCCGGTATCGGATCAATAGATAGTTTGCCCGTCAGCCTCCGCATTCTACTTGAATCTTTACTGCGAAATTACGACGGACACCAAATCACGGAAGACGATGTTGTGAATTTGGCAAATTGGAACGCACGTTCTCCAAAAGCCGCGGAGATTCCCTTCAAACCGGCGCGCGTCGTCGCACAAGATTTCACAGGGGTTCCGCTCGTTGTTGATATTGCTGCGATGCGTTCCGCTGTCGCAGAACTCGGTGGCGACGCTGGTATGATAGAACCGCTTGTCCCTGTCGATTTAGTCATTGATCACTCTATACAGGTCGATGCGTATGGCTCGGAGAACGCATTCCAGTACAATACACAACGGGAATTTGAACGCAACAAGGAGCGTTACGAGTTCCTCAAATGGGGACAGCAGGCGTTTGAAAAATTCAATATCATTCCGCCCTCTATCGGCATTGTGCATCAGGTGAATCTGGAATACCTCGCGAAAGTTGTTATGACGGAAGATTCTCTCGCCTATCCAGACACCGTTGTCGGCACCGACTCGCATACCACGATGATTAACGGCTTAGGTATCGTCGGGTGGGGTGTCGGTGGTATTGAAGCGGAAGCCGCGATGTTAGGGCAACCTGTCTACATTCTGACACCAGAAGTTCTCGGCGTTCATCTGAAAGGCGAACTCCAAGAGGGTGTAACCGCAACAGATTTAGTGCTGACTGTGACGCAACGCCTCAGAGCCGCCGCAGTCGTCGACAAGTTTGTTGAATTTTTCGGTGTGGGCGTAGAGGCTCTCTCCCTACCTGACAGAGCAACGCTCTCCAATATGTGCCCCGAATACGGCGCGACCATCGGATTCTTCCCTCCCGATGCAGAGACAATGCGATACCTTCGTCTTACCGGACGCGACGAGGCACATGTGGACATGGTAGAGGCTTATCTCAAAGCGCAAGGTATCTTCGGTATCCCACGCCTTGGAGAGGTTGAATACTCCGATGTCATCGAAATCGATCTCGCTGATATTGAACCGAGTATTGCTGGACCGAAACGACCGCAAGATAGAATCGCCTTGTCCGATGTCAAAGAGACCTTCACCGAACTCCTCTCACGTCCTGTCGCGGAAGATGGATTTGGTGTCACAGCAAGCGATAGCGATGACAACAGTATAACGCACGGATCAGTTGTCATCTCTGCGATTACCAGCTGCACGAACACAAGTAATCCATCTGTGATGATTGGTGCCGGACTGCTCGCTAAGAAAGCCGTTGAGAAAGGGCTGCGCGTCCCAGATTACGTTAAGACAAGTTTGGCACCCGGTTCGCGCGTCGTAACCGAGTATTTACAGAACACCGGTTTATTGCCTTACTTGGAAGAACTCGGCTACAACGTCGTAGGCTACGGCTGCACAACTTGTATCGGTAACAGCGGACCGCTGAATGATGTCGTCCAAAATGCAATTGATGAAGGAAACCTTGTTACTGCCAGTGTCTTGAGTGGCAACCGGAATTTTGAGGCACGTGTGCATCCAGAGATAAAAGCCAACTTCCTCATGTCGCCGCCACTTGTTGTCGCCTACGGAATCGCAGGACGCATCGACATAGACTTTACCACAGAACCGCTGAGCCATAACGACATTGGTGAAGCCGTTTTCCTAAAGGACATCTGGCCCACCCGCCAAGAGATTGCCGAAATGATTGGTGCAGCCGTTGACCGGCGTACGTTCCGAGAGATGTATGAGTCAATCGGTAACCAAGCACCGGAATGGGAAGACCTCGCTGGTGCAACTGGCGTCCTCTATCCGTGGAACGAAAGAAGCACCTACGTCCAGCATCCGCCATTCTTTGGAGGCTTTTCGCGTGAACCTGCTTCTATTTCGGATGTGGTGGATGCGCGTATCCTTGGTATCTTCGGGGATTCTGTCACCACCGACCACATCTCCCCAGCAGGCGCAATTGCCGCAGCCAGTCCAGCGGGACACTATCTCCAAGAGCGCGGTGTGGAGACACAAGATTTCAATACCTACGGTTCCCGGCGCGGAAACGACCGTGTGATGAGTCGTGGCACCTTCGCTAATCGGCGTGTCCGCAACCTAATGACACCCGATGTAGAAGGCGGATTCACTGTTCAATATCCAAAAGAGACACAGACGACCATCTATGAAGCAGCACTCCACTACAGTGAGAACAACATCCCGACTGTCATCTTCGCCGGGCAGGACTACGGCATGGGTAGTTCCCGTGATTGGGCAGCAAAGGGACCCAAGCTTTTGGGAGTCAAGGCTGTCGTCGTAGAAAGCTTTGAACGTATCCACCGCAGTAACCTCATCGGTATGGGTATCCTGCCGTTGCAATTCAAAGATGATGAGAACGTCCAGACGCTCAATCTTGATGGCAGCGAGATTATCAGCATCACTGGATTTGCTGATGACCTCCAGCCGGGACAAATGGCGACAATGAGCATCGTCCGGTCAAACGGTGAGACGCAGACAACGGAGTTGTTAATCAGAATTGACTCACCCGTGGAGGTAGAATACTACAAACACGGTGGGATCCTGGATTACGTGATTCGGAATTTCTTATCTGCCTAA
- a CDS encoding FRG domain-containing protein: MSDQFNIPDDILSNVRDIIREIEEKSALGDYIYRGEPEHHEEPPYYGKICSSLYRQYARIEADEFDIESIQGEILEEAKAYSNETDDPLEILTLLQHYGGKTNLIDFTTDHQIKSDRCQNP, from the coding sequence ATGTCTGACCAATTTAACATCCCAGACGACATCTTATCTAACGTCAGAGACATTATTCGCGAGATAGAGGAGAAATCAGCTCTCGGAGACTACATTTACCGTGGTGAACCTGAACATCATGAAGAGCCTCCATACTATGGGAAAATTTGTTCAAGCCTTTATCGCCAATATGCTCGGATTGAAGCAGATGAGTTTGACATAGAATCTATCCAAGGAGAAATTCTGGAGGAGGCTAAAGCATATAGCAACGAAACGGACGATCCTCTTGAAATCTTAACGCTGCTTCAGCATTACGGTGGAAAAACTAACCTTATAGATTTTACAACTGATCACCAAATTAAATCTGACCGTTGCCAAAATCCTTGA
- a CDS encoding tetratricopeptide repeat protein, translating into MELKKDISVSTHNPQTPLSAGTLTLMFTDIEGSTLLWEKHSNEVMAEIINTHNTILRAANSAWGGTEIQNEGDAFFFVFPTASAAVMCALEIQLVLSAYQWQDNIEALRVRIGIHTGDMILLDDEYHGMPANLAKRITDAGHGGQILLSAVTHALVKAQFPPGSFITLGEHRLKNIQHLETIFQFLAPRSSILKIVGEERWNEVFSKAESADAIPFPELQTEFPPLKTLNNLPNNLPAPMNSFIGREAEVRRIVEYFTNGQARLVTLTGPGGIGKTRLALQVATELLDTYPDGVWFIALADLKQPAHVITEIANALDLPLQSTQDVMEQVVSHLLGKTLLLVLDNFEHLMEASEDVRTLLLGCPTLRCLATSRELLKIAGEQRFIVPPLSIPSEDVDYNALRHYESVQLFLARAEAVAPDFQLTTDNAEAIGAICRTVDGLSLAIELTAARVRAMTPQHILDRLKVLLDNSSSSQSSTFLSTRDRGVPARHQTLNAVIDWSYKLLESEEQRLLCQLALFSGGFFLEAAETICSSAYVLAEQDLPYTETIDLIFNLYDKSLLMTEEYLTRTRYRLPGPLQLYLQEKQYPTGFREAHAHYYLTLAQEQDKKLEGPEQSDALSEMAIELDNFRAVFGFAQENNEWLLFGQLAVALSEFFYVRGLWNEGLEWLKQAETELHQRLEEYQGLEDMSETDERSVQLTIADLRVALAKFYNERQECETAKQLCEDALQVFRTAGQQLGVIKALNRFGVIARYQENLEEADIHFTEALELARVLEDKWHIAFSLNNLGLTAYDRRHFEEAKLRYTESLHLARELEDKPGIAYALNNLGKTANQQGLREEARRYYTESLRLTRELSTTSAGLPYLLDSLGREALRHGKYEEARHCYTESLEYRKENGSPREIADSLYQFGQLAHAEGEFEQSLSLFLKVASIYAEIGETTPFYVDTVNNAIGTLEVELGSEKVEKVKLEMEKRTLHEIVNTCLS; encoded by the coding sequence ATGGAATTGAAAAAAGACATTTCTGTGTCAACACACAATCCACAGACTCCCTTATCGGCTGGCACCCTGACCTTGATGTTTACCGATATTGAAGGGTCAACGCTACTTTGGGAGAAGCACAGCAATGAGGTTATGGCAGAAATTATCAATACCCATAACACGATTTTACGGGCTGCAAATTCGGCGTGGGGTGGCACAGAGATCCAAAATGAAGGTGATGCTTTTTTCTTTGTTTTTCCTACGGCAAGTGCTGCTGTCATGTGTGCACTTGAGATACAGTTAGTGCTCAGTGCGTATCAGTGGCAGGACAACATCGAGGCGTTGCGCGTCCGCATCGGTATTCACACAGGTGATATGATCTTACTGGATGATGAATATCACGGGATGCCTGCCAATCTTGCCAAACGAATTACAGACGCGGGACACGGTGGACAAATCCTGCTCTCCGCTGTGACGCATGCGCTTGTTAAAGCGCAGTTTCCACCTGGGAGTTTTATCACGCTCGGCGAGCATCGACTGAAAAACATTCAGCACTTGGAAACGATTTTTCAATTTCTTGCCCCGCGATCCTCCATTTTAAAGATCGTAGGTGAAGAAAGATGGAACGAAGTCTTCAGCAAAGCGGAATCTGCAGATGCCATCCCTTTTCCTGAACTACAAACCGAGTTTCCACCTCTGAAAACCCTTAATAATTTGCCCAATAACCTACCAGCACCTATGAACAGTTTTATCGGTAGGGAAGCCGAAGTCCGCCGTATTGTGGAGTACTTCACCAACGGACAGGCGCGACTGGTAACACTGACTGGACCTGGGGGTATTGGCAAAACGCGTCTCGCCCTACAGGTTGCAACAGAACTGCTTGATACTTATCCCGATGGTGTCTGGTTCATTGCGTTAGCCGATTTAAAACAACCCGCTCACGTCATCACAGAGATCGCAAATGCTCTCGATCTTCCATTGCAATCGACACAAGATGTTATGGAACAGGTCGTTTCACATCTGTTGGGAAAAACCCTTTTGTTGGTGTTGGACAATTTTGAGCATTTGATGGAAGCTTCCGAAGATGTTAGGACGCTGTTGCTCGGATGTCCAACCTTACGTTGTCTCGCTACATCACGGGAACTCTTAAAGATCGCAGGTGAACAGCGATTTATCGTGCCTCCCTTATCTATTCCATCTGAAGACGTGGACTATAATGCCCTCCGTCATTATGAAAGTGTTCAACTCTTTTTGGCGCGCGCTGAAGCCGTCGCGCCGGACTTCCAATTAACAACCGACAATGCCGAAGCAATTGGCGCAATTTGCCGGACGGTTGATGGACTCTCCCTCGCAATTGAACTTACCGCAGCGCGCGTCCGTGCTATGACACCACAACACATTCTTGATCGTTTAAAGGTACTACTTGACAACTCATCATCAAGTCAGTCATCTACGTTTCTTTCAACAAGAGATCGAGGCGTGCCAGCGAGACACCAAACCCTTAATGCGGTAATTGACTGGTCCTACAAACTTTTAGAATCAGAAGAACAACGCTTGCTTTGTCAACTCGCGCTTTTTTCGGGTGGATTCTTCTTGGAAGCCGCTGAAACTATCTGTAGTTCAGCGTATGTTCTTGCAGAACAGGATTTACCCTATACAGAAACAATCGACCTCATCTTTAATTTATACGATAAATCGTTACTCATGACTGAAGAATATCTGACGCGAACCCGTTACCGACTCCCCGGTCCGTTACAATTATATCTCCAGGAGAAGCAATATCCGACTGGATTCAGAGAGGCGCATGCACACTATTATCTTACGTTAGCACAAGAACAGGACAAAAAATTAGAGGGTCCAGAACAGAGCGATGCACTCTCAGAAATGGCAATTGAACTCGATAACTTTCGTGCTGTTTTTGGGTTTGCACAGGAGAATAATGAATGGCTCCTGTTTGGGCAGCTTGCTGTCGCGCTCTCGGAATTTTTCTATGTCCGTGGGTTATGGAATGAAGGATTAGAATGGCTGAAACAGGCAGAGACCGAATTACACCAGCGACTCGAAGAATATCAAGGATTAGAAGACATGTCTGAAACGGACGAAAGGTCGGTCCAGCTGACAATAGCAGACCTTCGGGTGGCTCTTGCGAAATTCTATAATGAACGACAGGAGTGTGAAACTGCCAAGCAATTGTGCGAAGATGCCTTGCAAGTTTTCAGGACGGCAGGGCAGCAACTCGGTGTCATTAAGGCATTAAATCGTTTCGGTGTTATTGCAAGGTATCAAGAAAACCTTGAAGAGGCAGATATACACTTTACCGAAGCCTTAGAACTCGCGCGAGTATTAGAGGACAAATGGCATATCGCTTTCTCACTAAACAATCTGGGACTCACAGCGTATGATCGTCGCCATTTTGAAGAGGCGAAACTGCGTTATACCGAAAGCCTGCACCTCGCTCGTGAACTTGAAGACAAACCGGGTATCGCCTATGCCCTCAACAATCTTGGGAAGACTGCAAACCAGCAAGGCTTACGAGAGGAAGCGAGGCGCTACTATACAGAAAGTCTACGTCTCACCCGTGAACTTTCTACCACCAGCGCGGGACTTCCTTATCTACTGGATAGCCTTGGCAGAGAAGCACTTCGCCACGGTAAGTATGAGGAGGCAAGACACTGTTATACAGAAAGTCTGGAGTACCGTAAAGAGAACGGAAGCCCCCGTGAGATCGCAGACTCGCTCTATCAATTTGGACAGTTAGCGCACGCCGAAGGCGAATTTGAACAGAGTTTGTCCCTCTTTCTTAAGGTCGCGTCAATCTACGCGGAAATAGGTGAGACAACGCCATTTTATGTAGATACAGTGAATAACGCTATTGGTACATTGGAGGTAGAACTCGGTAGTGAAAAAGTTGAGAAAGTCAAATTAGAGATGGAAAAGCGAACGCTTCATGAGATAGTTAACACCTGTCTATCGTAA